The genomic interval CAGATGAAGGTAATACAACATTTACCGATTTATTGGACGATACAGATTCAGATTTTACCGTATTTGCTCCTACCAATACAGCGTTTACAACATTTTTAGACGGTGCGATGCTTTCTGATGTAGATAACGGTATACTTGCACAAGTACTTTCAAACCATGTAGTGCCTAGTACTGTAGCCATATCCACAACTTTATCTAATAGCTACGTGAATACTACAGCGACATTTATGGATAACGAACCACTAAGTTTATACATTAATACTGATGATGGTGTTCTTTTAAACGGAACTTCTCAAGTTGTGGTCGCAGATATTGTTGCTTCAAATGGTGTAATTCATGTAGTTAATAGTGTTATAGGACTTCCTGATCTAGTGACATTTGCTACTGCAGATCCTAATTTTTCATCTCTCGTAACAGCATTAACTCGTGAGGACTCCTTTACCTACGTTACCACGTTACAAACTGAAAATGGTACAGCGCCTGCACCATTTACAGTATTTGCACCTACAAACGATGCTTTTGCAGATTTAATTGAAGATCTTGATGGTATAAATGAATTAGGAGATATACCTACTGCTACGCTAGCATCTACTTTAGAATTACACGTACTTACAGAAATGAATGTAAGAGCTGAAGATCTTGCTGGTCTTGATACGGAAGAAGTATCAACTCTTAATGGTGCATCAATTACAATTGATGGAGTAACTCCTGCTATTGTAGGACCAGATACTATGGCAAGTGGGTTTATATCCACTAATATTCAGGCTAGCAATGGTGTGATACACGCTATTGATAGGGTGATAAGAGAGTAAAAAATTCATACTGTTTTATTAAAACTTAAAAACTCCAGTATTTTAAAATACTGGAGTTTTTTTATGGTTTCTCGAGAGCGAATTACAAACTAACTATTTTCCTCTAGCCTTTTGTTGTTTTTCAGCCTGCTCCATCATCTCTGCCATTTTTGTGGCAAAACGACCTTTCTTCTTTGGCTTAGCTTTTTTAGTTTCAATCTTAGCTTTTATCTTTTCTTCATCTATAATGAAATTCTTTATCACTAGAATGATACCTATAGTAAGCAGGTTAGATATAAAATAGTATAAACTTAATCCTGAAGCATATTGGTTAAAGAATACAAGCATTAATAATGGTGAGAAGTACATCATGTACTTCATCATTTTACTCATGTCTGGCATACCTTCTTGGGTAGGCTGTTGCATTTGTTGATTTCCAGTAGTTAATCGCATTGAAAAGAAAATAGTCACCGCTGCGAGTATGGGAAATAAACTTACGTGATCTCCGTAAAATGGAATTTCAAAAGGCAATGTAGCTATAGCATCATAACTAGATAAATCATCTGCCCATAAAAAGCTCTTTCCTCTTAAGTCAAAAGCAGATGGAAAGAAGGTAAATAGCGCATAGAAGACAGGTATTTGTAATAGTGCTGGCAAACAACCAGCTGCAGGACTTGCACCAGCCTTACTGTATAAAGCCATAGTCTCTTGCTGCTTTTTCATAGCATTATCCTTATACTTTGCAGAAATTTCTGCGATTTCTGGTTTAAGGATTTTCATTTTAGCCTGAGACGTATATTGCTTGTACTGTACTGGAGATAATAATAATTTTATCACAATAGTCATTACGATTATTGCAATTCCAGCAGGTAAGAAACCGCTTAAGAACCCAAAAAATGGTATAATCAAATATTTGTTTAAGAATCCAAAAATTCCCCAACCTAATGGCATAGCCTCATCAAGACCTCGATCATAATTGTTGAATATTTGATAATCTGTAGGACCATAATACATATTCATCGCATAGTCCAGCTCCCCATTTTTAGTCTCTAGTAAAAGATCTGATTTATACTCTTTAGTATAAATAGTGTTCTCGTCTCGATCATCTGCATCCTTAAAAATATCTGTAGAAGATAGTCTTGCTTCTTTAAATGGAGTATCCGTAAGCAACATCGAGCTAAAAAAGTGCTGGCGATAGTTCATCCAGCTTACATCTTCCTCTATTTCATCATCATCTCCAGAGGGAGATAGTTTATCTGTCTTATCACCCTCATATTCATAAGTAAGGCGAGTATATCTATTCTCATAAGATTGACTACGAGCATGTCGCATTCCTTTGAAATTCCATTGCAAACGCATAGGATTTGAGGAATTGAATGTGGTTGAAAGATTTTGAGAACGCAGTCCAAAATCTAACATATTGTCATCCTTTTTTAGCTCATATCTATATTCTAAATAGGCAGATCCAGAAACTTTAAGCTTCATAGAAAGCACTTTATTCTCACCATTTTGAGTTACAGTAGGTTCAAAATAGAGGTCTTTTGTATTGAGATTACGATTATCTGTTGTACTAAAACTAACATTAAAAACACTATTACCATCTTTAATAAGATAGACAGGTTGTGCATCATAAGTAGTTTGATTGAGCAACTTAATCTCCGTTATATACCCTCCTTTATTACTTACAGTAATATCCATGAGATCATTACTTATCGTAGTCGTGGCACCATCTTTAGCACTAGGTAATGATCCAGAGTATGCAAATGCACCTAAGCGATTACGTAAAGCAGCATTATCAACAGAGTCTGTGACAACTACTGGAGTAGCTTCAACAGTATTAACATCAGTTACAACTTCTTGCTCTTGTACTTGTTGCTCAGTTTTAAATTTTTCTTGAGCCTCAATTTCGGCCTCAGTAGGCTTATTGAAATAAATAATCCATATAAGAATACCTCCCATAAGAAGCATCCCGATTAATGAGTTTGTGTCAAAGTTCTTTTTCATTAAAAATATTTAGGTGGTTGTTACGCTTTCGCGAAAGCGTTATTTTCAAAGCAATTGTGCTTCCAAAAGTTACTTTTATGTCATTGTGGCATTTGAGCGATCTTGAACATAACTTACCGCTGCCCTTACAAAGGCTACAAACAAAGGATGTGGTTCTGATACCGTGCTCTTGTATTCTGGGTGATACTGTACACCTACAAACCATGGATGATCTGGAAGTTCAATAATTTCAACTAGACCTGTATCTGGATTTGTACCTGTTATCAACATGCCTGCTTCTTCAAGTTGCTCACGGTAAGCCTCATTAAATTCATATCTATGTCTATGTCTTTCTAAAATAAGATCATTTTTATATACATCACGTACAATACTATCTGCCTCAAGCTTACATTCCCAAGCACCTAGACGCATTGTGCCACCCATATCAATCACACTCTTTTGCTCTTCCATCAAGTTAATTACAGGATGCGGGGTGTTAGGTTCCATCTCTACAGAATTTGCTTTACTAAGGTTACATACATTACGACTGTATTCAATAACGGCCATTTGCATCCCTAAACATATTCCTAAAAACGGAATTTTATGCTCACGAGCATACTGTACTGCTTTTATTTTACCTTCAATGCCTCTCTCTCCAAAACCTGGAGCAACAAGAACACCGTCAAGTTTTGCAATTTTATTTTTAATCACATCTGGTGTGATGTGCTCACTATGTATGCTTTCTATATTAACCTTTACTTCATTTTCTGCCCCTGCATGAATAAAGGCTTCTAAAATTGACTTGTACGAATCTTGTAATTCTACATACTTACCTATAAGGCCAATAGTGACTTCACTCTTAGGATTTTTATGTCTTGAAACAAACTCATTCCATTGAGATAGATCTGGTGAAGATGTATTGGGTAGATTTAATTTTGAGAGTGTAATGCCATCTAAACCTTCTTCTAACATTAAATTCGGGACATCATAAATTGTACTCGCATCAATGCTTTGAATGACCGCCTCTTGCTCTACATTACAAAATCTAGCTAGTTTTGCTCTTAACTCATAACTCAACTCATGTTCTGTACGGCATACAAGTATATCTGCTTGAATACCACTTTCCATTAAGGTCTTTACAGAGTGTTGGGTAGGTTTTGTTTTTAACTCTCCTGCTGCGGCTAAATATGGTACTAGCGTAAGATGGATAACCAGTGAGTTTTGTTTCCCCAACTCCCATTTGAGCTGTCGTATACTCTCTATATATGGCAGAGATTCTATATCTCCTACAGTACCACCTATTTCTGTTATAACGATATCATAATCACCGCTATTCCCTAAAATTTGGATTCTTTCTTTTATTTCATTAGTGATGTGTGGTATAACCTGTACTGTTTTACCCAAAAATTCACCCCTACGCTCTTTATCAATTACACTTTGATAAATGCGTCCTGTTGTAACATTATTTGCTTGTGAAGTTGCTACATTGAGAAAACGCTCATAATGACCCAAATCAAGATCTGTCTCTGCACCATCATCTGTAACGTAACACTCTCCATGCTCGTAAGGATTTAATGTACCTGGATCGATATTTATATAAGGATCAAGTTTTTGTATAGTCACACGATATCCTCTAGCTTGTAACAATTTTGCTAGTGAGGCTGCGATAATACCTTTTCCTAGTGAAGATGAAACTCCGCCCGTTACGAAGATGTATTTTGTAGATGCCATTGAGGTAAATATGTAGTTCGTTTTACGGGGTGTAAAAGTACAAGAATTTAAGGAGCAAAGTAGTAAATGGACTATTAATTTACACCTTAATAGACGGGTAATAGAAAAACTATGAATTATTGTTTATAAACACGTACCCAATCAATAGCTGTAAACGCTTCATTAGGAATACTTGTAGGGTCAACATTAGGCTGAAAAAAATCTCCGCCTACTGCCATGTTTAGTACTAGTCTTTGTGATTTTGTATACATGTCATTGATCACATTCCAATTTGCTTCTGTAAAGCTGTGAACAACTTCATTATCAAACAATATTTCTAATGTATTTTCAGACCAAATAAGTTCAAACACATGCCAATTTTGTGTGATATTACTAGTAAGGTTTACATTAAATGAGGTTTGACCAGCATCTGTACTTGGAACACCAGCTGTTGTACCGTAGAAAAAGTTTGTCACATATGAGGTTGTATTATTCCCTCTAAATTCTAATATGTCGAATTCTCCTTGAGTAGGCCAAGGATCTCCGTATGACCAAAATGCTGGCCATAATCCTTCACCTTCTGGTAGCAGTATACGAGCAGAAAACCTCAATTTAGTTGCATTAGAAGTATTGCCAGCACTAAAATTTTGATTTGATTCTATACGTCCACTCGTGAAATTAAAATTTTTCTGAGTACTGTCAACGTTTGTAGTGGCTCCGGTTACGGATTCTCGTTGTTCTCTTATAAACAAAACTCCCTCTTTGAGAATCAGATTATCTGGCTGATAATGTTGCAGCTCATTATTATAAGCACCTCCAGTCCAAATTGTCCAATTATCAAGATTTGCAGTAAACTCATCCTCAAAAATTAACTCCCATCCATTAACATCTTCTACAGGCTGATTATAACCTGTAAAACTTGAGACATCAGGAGTTTCATCTGCGTTGCCATTATCGTCTGTATCATTGACATCATCCACAATTACTACCTCTCCATAAGTATCATCTGGTTTTTGATCACAGGATCCAATTAGTAGTATGGTAACAAGTAAATATAAGGGGCGTGTTAATTTAATATGCATCATCATCTAGTTTTAAGCATATAAATTAAGTGAAAATCTATATCTTAACGATTAGATTATCAATAAATTATGATTTCCATCGAGTAAAATTGTCTTTAGAGCATAAACGCTTTCTAAAAATTATTTATAGTATAAGATATATTTAATCTTATCTACTATAATTAGGAGATTCTTTAGTGATTGTTACATCATGTGGATGACTTTCATTGATACCACTCGCTGTAATTTTTACAAAGCGACCGTTTTCTTTAAGTTCATTTACAGTTCCTGCGCCGCAGTAACCCATACCTGCTCTTAACCCTCCTACAAACTGGTGGATGCTTTCGTTAAGTTCCCCTTTATATGGAACACGACCTACAATTCCTTCTGGAACTAATTTCTTAATATCATCTTCTACATCTTGGAAATAACGATCTTTAGACCCTTGCTTCATTGCTTCTACAGACCCCATTCCTCTATATGACTTGAACTTACGTCCTTCATAAATAATTGTTTCACCTGGAGACTCTTGCGTACCAGCTAGCAATGAACCCAGCATCACACAATCTGCTCCAGCGGCAATCGCTTTAGGGATATCCCCAGTATAACGTATACCTCCATCTGCAATAACTGGCACTCCTGAGCCTTTAATAGCTGCTGCACATTCTAAAACTGCCGAAAATTGTGGGAATCCAACACCAGCAACCACTCTTGTGGTACAAATTGAACCTGGACCTATACCAACTTTTACAGCATCTGCACCAGCTTCCACTAGATATTTTGCGGCCGCTCCTGTGGCAATATTTCCTACTACACAGTCTAAATTTGGATATTTCTCTTTTACTGCTTTAAGTACCGAAACCACTCCTTTAGTATGACCGTGGGCTGTATCAATCACAATGGCATCTACTCCTGCGTTTACTAAGGCTCCTGCACGTTCTACAGCATCTCCTGTAACACCTATCGCTGCTGCTACTCTCAAACGACCGTATTGATCTTTATTAGATATAGGCTTAAGTGTAAGTTTTGTAATATCTCTAAAGGTTATAAGCCCTACTAAGGTATTATCATCTTTTACTACGGGTAACTTTTCGATCTTATGATTTTGTAGGATATCCTCAGCTTGTTGTAAAGAGGTACCTTCGGCGGCTGTAACTAGGTTCTCTGAAGTCATTACCTCACTTACGGGACGTTCGTTATTACGCTCAAAACGCAAATCTCTATTTGTGATTATACCCAATAATTTACCCTCATCATCTACTATAGGAATACCTCCAATACTGTGCTCTTTCATAGCAGCTTTTGCATCTAGAACCAGTGAGTTAAGCGGAAGTGTTACGGGATCTATAATCATCCCACTTTCTGCACGCTTAACTTTTCTAACTTTCATGGCTTGTTGCTCTATGGTCATGTTTTTATGCAAAACACCAATTCCTCCTTCTTGAGCAATTGCAATAGCCATACGGCTTTCTGTCACAGTATCCATAGCTGCTGAAACAATAGGAACATTGAGCGTTATATTTCTAGTAAATTTAGATTTGATACTTACTTCCCTAGGAAGTACTTCTGAAAAGGCTGGAACTAATAATACGTCGTCGTATGTAAGGCCTTCTCCTAGAATTTTGTTTTCGTGTGCAGTCATCGCAATTATTGTTTTTGAAGTGAGGGTGGGTTTCTTGAGTACGCTTTCGCGAAAGCGGAAGTAAACCACGCTAACAATTAATTGCGTGCAAATATACGTCTTAAATATCTATTCTATTGCACATAAAATTAAGAACTAAGCTCTTTAACATATAAAACAATAAGAGGTACAACCAGAAAGCCAATAAGGCTCTTTTAAGGTTCTAAAATAATAGGGAAATTGAGGTATGTTTTAAAACCGCCAGATAACCCATATAGTTTATAACCTTATTTACAAACGTATTTCGAGGGTAGTAT from Dokdonia sp. Hel_I_53 carries:
- a CDS encoding CTP synthase; this encodes MASTKYIFVTGGVSSSLGKGIIAASLAKLLQARGYRVTIQKLDPYINIDPGTLNPYEHGECYVTDDGAETDLDLGHYERFLNVATSQANNVTTGRIYQSVIDKERRGEFLGKTVQVIPHITNEIKERIQILGNSGDYDIVITEIGGTVGDIESLPYIESIRQLKWELGKQNSLVIHLTLVPYLAAAGELKTKPTQHSVKTLMESGIQADILVCRTEHELSYELRAKLARFCNVEQEAVIQSIDASTIYDVPNLMLEEGLDGITLSKLNLPNTSSPDLSQWNEFVSRHKNPKSEVTIGLIGKYVELQDSYKSILEAFIHAGAENEVKVNIESIHSEHITPDVIKNKIAKLDGVLVAPGFGERGIEGKIKAVQYAREHKIPFLGICLGMQMAVIEYSRNVCNLSKANSVEMEPNTPHPVINLMEEQKSVIDMGGTMRLGAWECKLEADSIVRDVYKNDLILERHRHRYEFNEAYREQLEEAGMLITGTNPDTGLVEIIELPDHPWFVGVQYHPEYKSTVSEPHPLFVAFVRAAVSYVQDRSNATMT
- a CDS encoding family 16 glycosylhydrolase, whose product is MMMHIKLTRPLYLLVTILLIGSCDQKPDDTYGEVVIVDDVNDTDDNGNADETPDVSSFTGYNQPVEDVNGWELIFEDEFTANLDNWTIWTGGAYNNELQHYQPDNLILKEGVLFIREQRESVTGATTNVDSTQKNFNFTSGRIESNQNFSAGNTSNATKLRFSARILLPEGEGLWPAFWSYGDPWPTQGEFDILEFRGNNTTSYVTNFFYGTTAGVPSTDAGQTSFNVNLTSNITQNWHVFELIWSENTLEILFDNEVVHSFTEANWNVINDMYTKSQRLVLNMAVGGDFFQPNVDPTSIPNEAFTAIDWVRVYKQ
- a CDS encoding fasciclin domain-containing protein, encoding MKHTMRFTKLLFIALTLFIAISCDGDDDNDNIIDGESNTIADFVVDNPNYSSLLTALQRTGLDATLAGSGTFTVFAPDNNAFDDYLNGTPLEDVDTDALTQLLLNHVLNQTLDATQLAADADGYLKTEATESSTNANISMYIDATSGIVINGQSTVTTENIETDNGIIHAVDSVIELPSIVTFATTNPNLTSLVAALTDEGNTTFTDLLDDTDSDFTVFAPTNTAFTTFLDGAMLSDVDNGILAQVLSNHVVPSTVAISTTLSNSYVNTTATFMDNEPLSLYINTDDGVLLNGTSQVVVADIVASNGVIHVVNSVIGLPDLVTFATADPNFSSLVTALTREDSFTYVTTLQTENGTAPAPFTVFAPTNDAFADLIEDLDGINELGDIPTATLASTLELHVLTEMNVRAEDLAGLDTEEVSTLNGASITIDGVTPAIVGPDTMASGFISTNIQASNGVIHAIDRVIRE
- the yidC gene encoding membrane protein insertase YidC; amino-acid sequence: MKKNFDTNSLIGMLLMGGILIWIIYFNKPTEAEIEAQEKFKTEQQVQEQEVVTDVNTVEATPVVVTDSVDNAALRNRLGAFAYSGSLPSAKDGATTTISNDLMDITVSNKGGYITEIKLLNQTTYDAQPVYLIKDGNSVFNVSFSTTDNRNLNTKDLYFEPTVTQNGENKVLSMKLKVSGSAYLEYRYELKKDDNMLDFGLRSQNLSTTFNSSNPMRLQWNFKGMRHARSQSYENRYTRLTYEYEGDKTDKLSPSGDDDEIEEDVSWMNYRQHFFSSMLLTDTPFKEARLSSTDIFKDADDRDENTIYTKEYKSDLLLETKNGELDYAMNMYYGPTDYQIFNNYDRGLDEAMPLGWGIFGFLNKYLIIPFFGFLSGFLPAGIAIIVMTIVIKLLLSPVQYKQYTSQAKMKILKPEIAEISAKYKDNAMKKQQETMALYSKAGASPAAGCLPALLQIPVFYALFTFFPSAFDLRGKSFLWADDLSSYDAIATLPFEIPFYGDHVSLFPILAAVTIFFSMRLTTGNQQMQQPTQEGMPDMSKMMKYMMYFSPLLMLVFFNQYASGLSLYYFISNLLTIGIILVIKNFIIDEEKIKAKIETKKAKPKKKGRFATKMAEMMEQAEKQQKARGK
- the guaB gene encoding IMP dehydrogenase, producing the protein MTAHENKILGEGLTYDDVLLVPAFSEVLPREVSIKSKFTRNITLNVPIVSAAMDTVTESRMAIAIAQEGGIGVLHKNMTIEQQAMKVRKVKRAESGMIIDPVTLPLNSLVLDAKAAMKEHSIGGIPIVDDEGKLLGIITNRDLRFERNNERPVSEVMTSENLVTAAEGTSLQQAEDILQNHKIEKLPVVKDDNTLVGLITFRDITKLTLKPISNKDQYGRLRVAAAIGVTGDAVERAGALVNAGVDAIVIDTAHGHTKGVVSVLKAVKEKYPNLDCVVGNIATGAAAKYLVEAGADAVKVGIGPGSICTTRVVAGVGFPQFSAVLECAAAIKGSGVPVIADGGIRYTGDIPKAIAAGADCVMLGSLLAGTQESPGETIIYEGRKFKSYRGMGSVEAMKQGSKDRYFQDVEDDIKKLVPEGIVGRVPYKGELNESIHQFVGGLRAGMGYCGAGTVNELKENGRFVKITASGINESHPHDVTITKESPNYSR